The Lactuca sativa cultivar Salinas chromosome 2, Lsat_Salinas_v11, whole genome shotgun sequence genome includes a window with the following:
- the LOC111902596 gene encoding uncharacterized protein LOC111902596 encodes MDLQQKEKVKWLTDGDENKTFFHCSVKRKNRKNRIHGLHINGVWCTDLEEIRKEVHDFFASKFHDAWPNRPKLISHLFKTLSAENVELLDAPFTFEEVKQAIWSYGGEKASGPDGYTFKILKSKWDLIKADIFRFMKHFESHGSLARGCNSSFISLISKVKDPLHLGDYIPINLIGCLYKIIAKLMASHLKLVIGTVINEVQSTYIIGKYILDGPLIINEVCSWAKQSKELSFCLRLISKKPLILSIGAFLIP; translated from the coding sequence ATGGATCTGCAACAAAAGGAAAAAGTCAAGTGGCTTACTGATGGTGATGAAAACAAAACATTCTTCCATTGCTCGGTTAAaagaaaaaacagaaaaaatCGAATTCATGGCCTGCATATCAATGGGGTGTGGTGCACAGATCTAGAAGAAATTAGGAAGGAGGTGCATGACTTCTTTGCTTCCAAATTCCATGATGCATGGCCTAATCGTCCGAAGCTTATAAGTCACTTGTTCAAAACATTATCTGCTGAGAATGTTGAATTACTTGATGCACCTTTCACATTTGAGGAGGTAAAACAAGCGATTTGGAGCTATGGAGGTGAAAAAGCGTCTGGACCAGATGGTTACACCTTTAAAATACTCAAGAGTAAATGGGATCTTATCAAAGCTGATATTTTTCGTTTTATGAAACACTTTGAATCCCATGGAAGCCTGGCACGGGGTTGTAACTCATCATTCATATCACTCATTTCGAAAGTGAAGGACCCTCTACATCTTGGTGATTACATACCTATTAATCTAATTGGTTGTTTATACAAAATTATTGCCAAATTGATGGCTTCTCATCTCAAATTGGTGATTGGAACTGTAATTAATGAGGTACAATCTACTTACATCATAGGCAAATATATTCTTGATGGGCCACTAATAATTAATGAAGTATGTTCTTGGGCTAAGCAATCAAAAGAATTATCTTTTTGTTTAAGGTTGATTTCGAAAAAGCCTTTGATTCTGTCAATTGGTGCTTTCTTGATTCCATAA